A window of Castanea sativa cultivar Marrone di Chiusa Pesio chromosome 1, ASM4071231v1 contains these coding sequences:
- the LOC142634220 gene encoding uncharacterized protein LOC142634220, giving the protein MIDQGSGVDVMYPDLYRVLGLKKEDLSKYDMPLMGFNGHMVIPEGQISLLVSTEGKKVTVTFIVVISFSPYTKILGRPGIHDMGAMPSTLHVKVKFRTEDGITVIRGNQQGSFEAKDPQMFEHLWVVKETMGYFSSVKVEQIARGQNRHTESLAMLALSIANEVPRLTRVELVAELSISARTDV; this is encoded by the exons ATGATAGATCAGGGGAGTGGTGTGGATGTAATGTACCCCGACTTGTACAGGGTGCTTGGGCTAAAGAAGGAAGACTTGTCCAAGTATGATATGCCATTGATGGGGTTTAATGGCCATATGGTAATTCCAGAAGGGCAAATTTCACTCCTCGTTAGCACGGAAGGTAAGAAGGTAACTGTAACGTTCATAGTGGTTATTTCTTTCTCACCGTACACAAAAATCCTAGGAAGGCCAGGGATTCATGACATGGGGGCCATGCCATCCACCCTGCATGTAAAAGTCAAGTTCCGTACCGAGGATGGAATCACAGTGATAAGGGGCAATCAACAG GGGAGTTTCGAAGCCAAAGATCCCCAAATGTTTGAGCATCTATGGGTGGTGAAAGAGACTATGGGCTACTTCTCAAGTGTGAAAGTGGAACAAATTGCCAGAGGGCAGAACCGTCACACCGAATCCTTGGCCATGTTAGCATTATCAATAGCTAATGAGGTGCCCCGATTAACCAGGGTGGAATTGGTGGCTGAACTGAGCATCAGCGCGAGGACGGATGTTTAG
- the LOC142634236 gene encoding uncharacterized protein LOC142634236, which produces MAPRARNSKGINVPPATSEPVGENEVASRQRNEVPLVEQEEREKLSRIPKQFSRDLPFPPELLGKPYPTGYEPPKFHPFNGRSGSTMEHVSRFIHTMGPYAGDRELCLWEFAKSLVDRACMWYTTLKPGSIRTWDEMMERFCAKYYPREDKVTFQSLQMVWQRPGEDPVQFIKRFKDVILDCYGDHEEKELMETCISNMLFDYRPNPENLCITQFFDLLQRTRRTAQTMRTKKVLVPQAMTASVGEKRKKPDGKVFEEPPVIPCTMEELDQVLDKWIGDGVVRPFIMSRPPTEEERKNPLFCRIHNYVKHSTKDCWTLHRLFHKKLREGTLELTQKKLEVQKNPLPNHKGNGVVAVVIHGNPVEAEEYEGSFHPSTVRILQKNPKFISLFNQLGFGSEARRVATESFMSITVDLGMECFTVESHASQAHLETTNTITFTDEDIEVEHPDHRRPLYLMATINGDQVRGALVDTGASLNLIALSTLEAVGLTGRRILGVPMEITGFRGSAESTEGYVQLALRVGPIVALTRFHVINSEVSYHVLLGHPWLHKHRLIPSTYHQCVEGRLNG; this is translated from the exons ATGGCTCCAAGAGCAAGGAACAGCAAGGGTATCAATGTACCACCCGCAACATCTGAACCCGTAGGAGAAAACGAGGTGGCCTCTAGGCAAAGGAACGAGGTGCCCTTGGTAGAACAGGAG GAAAGGGAAAAGCTCTCGAGGATTCCTAAGCAATTTTCTCGGGATCTCCCATTCCCGCCAGAGCTCCTCGGCAAGCCATATCCCACAGGATATGAACCTCCGAAGTTCCATCCTTTTAATGGAAGGAGTGGAAGCACTATGGAACATGTGAGCAGGTTTATACACACTATGGGCCCCTACGCAGGAGATCGAGAGTTGTGCCTATGGGAGTTTGCTAAGTCTTTAGTAGACAGAGCATGCATGTGGTACACCACACTGAAGCCTGGGTCCATTAGAACCTGGGACGAAATGATGGAGAGGTTCTGCGCGAAGTATTACCCAAGAGAAGACAAGGTCACCTTCCAAAGCCTTCAAATGGTATGGCAAAGGCCAGGGGAAGATCCTGTCCAGTTCATCAAGAGATTCAAAGACGTGATTTTAGATTGCTATGGAGACCATGAAGAAAAGGAGCTCATGGAAACCTGTATATCCAACATGCTTTTTGATTACAGACCCAATCCCGAAAATCTATGCATAACTCAGTTCTTCGACTTACTACAGAGAACTAGAAGAACAGCGCAGACTATGAGGACAAAGAAGGTGCTAGTACCTCAGGCCATGACAGCATCAGTgggagaaaaaaggaagaagccTGACGGGAAAGTATTTGAGGAACCTCCGGTAATCCCATGTACCATGGAAGAATTAGACCAGGTCTTGGATAAGTGGATTGGAGATGGGGTGGTCAGGCCATTTATCATGTCCAGGCCACCAACTGAAGAAGAGAGGAAGAACCCCTTATTTTGTAGAATTCATAATTATGTCAAGCATTCCACCAAAGACTGTTGGACTCTCCATAGACTTTTTCACAAGAAACTAAGGGAGGGAACCCTAGAACTCACTCAAAAGAAACTAGAGGTGCAAAAGAACCCTCTACCCAATCACAAAGGAAATGGGGTGGTGGCTGTGGTGATCCATGGGAACCCAGTGGAAGCAGAAGAGTATGAAGGATCCTTCCACCCAAGCACGGTCAGAATTCTCCAGAAAAACCCCAAGTTCATATCATTGTTTAATCAGCTAGGATTTGGATCGGAAGCCAGAAGGGTGGCCACAGAGTCCTTCATGAGCATAACAGTAGATTTAGGAATGGAATGTTTCACAGTAGAGTCCCATGCTAGTCAAGCTCACCTGGAAACAACCAACACAATAACCTTCACTGATGAAGACATAGAGGTTGAACATCCAGACCATCGCAGACCCCTCTACCTAATGGCCACTATAAATGGTGACCAAGTCAGAGGAGCATTAGTGGACACAGGGGCATCGCTTAACCTCATCGCCCTGAGCACCTTGGAAGCTGTGGGCCTCACGGGTAGAAGGATCCTAGGAGTCCCTATGGAGATAACGGGATTTAGGGGATCAGCGGAGTCAACAGAAGGATATGTCCAGCTGGCTCTAAGGGTAGGACCAATAGTGGCCCTAACAAGATTCCACGTGATTAATTCAGAAGTGTCCTACCATGTACTGTTGGGGCACCCATGGCTCCACAAGCACCGCCTTATCCCTTCCACGTACCACCAATGTGTTGAAGGAAGATTAAATGGGTAA